The following proteins are encoded in a genomic region of Prosthecobacter sp. SYSU 5D2:
- a CDS encoding D-alanine--D-alanine ligase — MLDITGKKIAVLFGGPGSERAVSVKTAESVVAALKSKGAEVVEVDVTGPDFDVPSDALIAMNLIHGTFGEDGQIQAILEERGIRYTGAGVVSSRVAFDKGQSKEKFIAAGVPTPRSQNYLLDGSGALEISIPLVSKPPREGSSVGVHICRTEEEWTKAVEEAKKFGSSTLVEEFIEGKELTIGILGDQVLPIIHIEPVEGFYDINNKYPWMSGTGKTLYHCPAELDEATTKRVQEAAMAAFSSCGTEVYGRVDVMLRHDNEPFVLEINTIPGMTSSSLLPKAALAVGIEFPDLCVRIIELSLEARP, encoded by the coding sequence ATGCTCGACATCACAGGCAAGAAGATCGCCGTCCTTTTTGGAGGCCCCGGTTCGGAACGTGCAGTTTCTGTCAAAACGGCGGAGAGCGTCGTCGCCGCGCTGAAGAGCAAAGGGGCCGAGGTGGTGGAAGTGGATGTTACAGGACCGGACTTTGATGTGCCTTCGGATGCACTCATTGCGATGAACCTGATCCATGGTACCTTCGGCGAGGATGGCCAGATCCAGGCGATCCTGGAAGAGCGGGGCATTCGTTACACGGGAGCAGGAGTGGTGAGCAGCCGCGTCGCTTTCGACAAAGGGCAGAGCAAGGAGAAATTCATCGCGGCCGGGGTGCCGACGCCGCGTTCGCAAAACTATCTTCTGGATGGCAGCGGGGCGCTGGAAATTTCCATTCCCCTGGTGTCCAAGCCGCCGCGTGAAGGATCAAGCGTGGGCGTGCACATCTGCCGCACGGAGGAGGAATGGACGAAGGCGGTGGAGGAGGCGAAGAAATTCGGCAGTAGCACGCTGGTGGAGGAGTTTATCGAAGGCAAGGAACTGACCATCGGCATCTTGGGCGACCAGGTGCTGCCCATCATCCACATCGAGCCGGTGGAAGGGTTTTACGACATCAACAACAAGTACCCATGGATGAGCGGCACGGGCAAGACGCTCTACCATTGCCCGGCAGAGCTGGATGAGGCGACCACAAAACGGGTGCAGGAGGCGGCAATGGCGGCCTTCAGTTCCTGCGGCACGGAGGTCTATGGACGGGTGGATGTGATGCTGCGGCATGACAACGAGCCCTTCGTTCTGGAGATCAATACGATCCCCGGCATGACCAGCAGCAGCCTGCTGCCCAAGGCGGCACTGGCCGTGGGAATTGAGTTTCCGGACCTGTGTGTGCGGATCATTGAGCTGTCCCTGGAAGCACGGCCATGA
- a CDS encoding amidohydrolase, whose protein sequence is MKMLPLLLLGLSSTVLADETRDALFAASVEEMFPKLVETRRDIHTHPELSNQEERTAALVADRLRALGMEVTTGIAKHGVVAILKGGQEGKCVAVRADMDALPIKELRSVPYRSQNPGVMHACGHDIHTTVGLGVAELLAKHKDQVRGTVKFLFQPAEEAMPATYKDDWGAKLMVAEGAMANPKPDAVFGLHCSPMVSPVGATDDKPHYLKAGQLSYTIGADSANSDRFHIIIRGKMAHGSAPHRGVDAITVAAEAITALQTIRSRQTDTRQPLVISIGTIQGGQRENILAEEVQLGGTVRTYDAAFRDGVIEMMHRILKGITEAHGATYEMDYRKGYPSILNNEALVKATLPAFKRIVGEANVLEVIPSMGGEDFSYFSQVVPGFYFRLGVANEEKGIMHGLHTPMFDADEDCLKTGVQAMSAAVCDFLNAE, encoded by the coding sequence ATGAAAATGCTCCCGCTGCTGCTTCTGGGTCTGTCATCCACCGTTCTCGCCGACGAAACACGCGACGCCCTCTTCGCCGCATCCGTCGAGGAAATGTTCCCAAAACTCGTCGAAACCCGCCGCGACATCCATACCCATCCGGAGCTCTCCAATCAGGAAGAACGCACCGCCGCCCTGGTCGCCGACCGCTTGCGCGCATTGGGAATGGAAGTCACCACCGGCATCGCCAAGCACGGCGTCGTGGCCATCCTCAAAGGTGGCCAGGAGGGCAAATGCGTGGCCGTGCGTGCCGACATGGACGCCCTGCCCATCAAGGAACTGCGCTCCGTCCCCTACCGCTCACAAAACCCCGGCGTCATGCACGCCTGCGGCCACGACATCCACACCACCGTCGGCCTGGGCGTGGCGGAGCTCCTGGCCAAGCACAAAGACCAGGTGCGCGGCACCGTGAAGTTCCTCTTCCAGCCTGCCGAGGAGGCCATGCCCGCCACGTATAAGGACGACTGGGGTGCCAAGCTCATGGTCGCCGAAGGAGCCATGGCCAATCCGAAACCCGATGCCGTCTTCGGCCTGCATTGCTCTCCCATGGTCTCCCCCGTTGGGGCCACGGATGACAAGCCACATTATCTCAAAGCCGGCCAGCTTTCCTACACCATCGGGGCCGACAGCGCCAACAGCGACCGCTTTCACATCATCATCCGGGGCAAGATGGCCCATGGCTCCGCCCCTCATCGCGGTGTGGATGCCATCACCGTCGCCGCCGAGGCCATCACCGCCCTGCAGACCATCCGCAGCCGCCAGACCGACACCCGCCAGCCCCTCGTCATCAGCATTGGTACCATCCAGGGCGGCCAGCGCGAAAACATCCTGGCGGAGGAAGTGCAGCTCGGCGGTACCGTCCGCACGTATGACGCCGCCTTCCGCGATGGCGTCATCGAGATGATGCATCGCATCCTCAAAGGCATCACCGAAGCCCATGGCGCCACTTATGAGATGGACTACCGCAAAGGCTACCCGAGCATCCTCAATAACGAAGCTCTGGTCAAAGCCACCCTGCCCGCCTTCAAGCGCATTGTCGGAGAGGCCAACGTCCTGGAAGTCATCCCCAGCATGGGTGGCGAAGACTTCTCCTACTTCTCCCAGGTCGTTCCCGGATTCTACTTCCGGTTAGGCGTGGCCAATGAAGAAAAAGGCATCATGCACGGCCTCCACACGCCGATGTTTGATGCCGATGAAGACTGCCTCAAAACCGGCGTCCAGGCCATGTCCGCCGCCGTCTGCGATTTCCTCAACGCGGAATAA
- a CDS encoding PVC-type heme-binding CxxCH protein, protein MKALRWLFVYALLSASAGAQKTDRKSISVGEPPADHSPAAELASFKVLEGFEVNLFADESDGIANALTIRWDEKGRLWCMQTSAYPQPAPGELVNDKVIILEDTDGDGRTDKSTVWAEGLRMPMGMELGGPGQLYVGEGEKLLLLTDTDGDDRADQTEVIFSGFGTADTHQNLNSFVWSPDGTLVMHQGLHCYSRVTTAWGVKQLYGAGFWRFWPRSRKLEAYPTGMPLNAWGTAFTRWGQPVMVAGAAGMFWARPKEISVPEVPDQPGIPYFLLSRFMLPNSGQIIKTSGLRKYCGVDIPFNAHWPNEMCDEVVAGGFFENAVYRYKLVEDKENPSAFEAVEQTPLITSDNVAFRAVDVRFGPDGALYIADWYNPIIGHYQASFRHPNRDKGHGRIWRMTVKGKKSAQFSVLSAKMGTGELQNMAMGEDRWKAYQAMRLLRARPLEEAVAGLADEGDAAWLKLKLHEGDEQPVPELVDEVAKGEEGLKAYKTHSLGNWADTVPDVLAKLERQVGDESALVRLEAIVACAKVQKPEAIKVALMALDKPMDSFLDRALWLAVHATALQWKPLLKGDDGGAAFLGSLPAAHLAYLMEKDGSAELLSVARGMMEKAESLSPELRLALNKVLVTRGGPEDRLRALQMGLTDPAVLSDLAAVAGQRRLAAPEGAEAILETLLKTGGEEARVAASKLAGAWKLQGLASALRERGLDAQAALPLRQAAIESLGKLGESSDTFVALLEKKEEPWPVRIAALTALVATKAPLGGVKAAGMLDQVKEEKTMQAWLNPLLSRAAAVQAFAATLEKKPCMPETAKLALTTLTTTGRSDAALTAVLSQIIGVKNTQPVYDPAWVQALAAEVKSSGDVARGKAVFASPLSGCVACHQIDKQGGIIGPELDAVGRGVPVELLIEAVVWPNRQIKEGYVATTLTMKDGRTLQGYRTAEGNGELELKDFLAGTLTRFPLSEIKDRQEAGSLMPEGLIVNLTRDELRDLVAYLASLGNAL, encoded by the coding sequence GTGAAAGCGCTGCGCTGGCTGTTTGTTTATGCACTGCTGAGTGCCTCTGCGGGGGCTCAGAAGACCGACCGGAAATCCATCTCGGTGGGGGAGCCGCCTGCGGATCATTCGCCTGCGGCGGAGCTGGCTTCCTTCAAGGTGCTGGAGGGATTTGAGGTGAATCTTTTTGCCGATGAGAGCGATGGCATTGCCAATGCCCTGACCATTCGCTGGGATGAAAAGGGCCGCCTGTGGTGCATGCAGACGAGCGCGTATCCGCAGCCTGCGCCGGGGGAGCTGGTGAATGACAAGGTCATCATCCTGGAGGATACCGATGGCGATGGTCGTACGGACAAGAGCACGGTGTGGGCCGAAGGCCTGCGCATGCCGATGGGCATGGAACTGGGCGGGCCAGGACAGCTTTATGTAGGGGAAGGGGAGAAGCTGCTGCTGCTGACGGATACCGACGGTGATGATAGGGCGGATCAGACGGAGGTAATCTTCAGCGGTTTCGGCACCGCCGATACGCACCAAAACCTGAACAGTTTTGTCTGGTCGCCGGATGGCACATTGGTCATGCACCAGGGCCTGCATTGTTATTCACGGGTCACCACCGCCTGGGGGGTGAAGCAGCTTTATGGAGCCGGATTCTGGCGCTTCTGGCCGCGCAGCCGCAAGCTGGAGGCCTATCCCACCGGGATGCCGCTGAATGCCTGGGGCACCGCTTTCACACGCTGGGGCCAGCCCGTCATGGTGGCGGGTGCGGCGGGCATGTTCTGGGCGCGGCCCAAGGAGATCAGCGTGCCGGAGGTGCCGGACCAGCCTGGCATCCCCTATTTCCTGCTGAGCCGCTTCATGCTGCCCAACAGCGGGCAGATCATCAAGACCAGCGGCCTGCGCAAATACTGCGGCGTGGACATTCCATTCAATGCGCATTGGCCTAACGAGATGTGTGATGAAGTGGTGGCCGGCGGTTTTTTTGAGAATGCCGTTTACCGCTACAAGCTCGTGGAGGACAAGGAGAATCCCAGCGCCTTTGAGGCGGTTGAGCAGACTCCGCTGATCACCAGTGACAATGTGGCCTTCCGTGCCGTTGATGTGCGCTTTGGTCCTGATGGGGCGTTATATATCGCCGACTGGTACAATCCGATTATTGGGCATTACCAGGCTAGCTTTAGGCATCCCAACCGAGACAAGGGGCATGGGCGGATTTGGCGGATGACGGTGAAGGGAAAGAAAAGTGCTCAGTTCTCGGTGCTCAGTGCGAAGATGGGGACTGGGGAGCTTCAAAACATGGCGATGGGGGAGGATCGCTGGAAGGCTTATCAGGCGATGCGGTTGCTGCGTGCGCGGCCATTGGAAGAGGCGGTGGCTGGGCTGGCGGATGAGGGAGATGCGGCGTGGCTCAAGCTGAAGTTGCATGAGGGTGATGAGCAACCTGTGCCTGAGTTGGTGGATGAAGTGGCCAAGGGAGAGGAAGGATTGAAAGCCTATAAGACGCATTCTTTGGGTAACTGGGCGGATACTGTGCCTGACGTGCTGGCCAAGCTGGAGCGGCAGGTGGGGGATGAATCGGCACTTGTCCGTCTCGAGGCGATCGTCGCCTGCGCCAAGGTACAGAAGCCGGAGGCGATCAAGGTGGCGTTGATGGCGCTGGACAAACCGATGGACAGCTTTCTTGACCGGGCGCTGTGGCTGGCGGTGCATGCGACGGCTCTGCAATGGAAACCTTTGTTAAAGGGCGATGATGGAGGGGCGGCGTTTTTGGGATCGCTGCCGGCGGCTCACCTGGCTTACTTGATGGAGAAGGATGGCAGTGCGGAACTGCTGAGCGTGGCGCGTGGGATGATGGAGAAAGCGGAGTCGCTTTCACCTGAGCTGCGGCTGGCGCTGAACAAGGTGCTGGTGACCCGTGGCGGGCCGGAGGATCGGCTGCGGGCGTTACAGATGGGGCTCACCGATCCGGCGGTGTTGAGTGATCTGGCGGCGGTGGCCGGGCAACGGCGGCTGGCAGCGCCTGAAGGCGCGGAGGCGATCTTGGAAACGTTGCTAAAAACAGGTGGGGAGGAGGCCCGGGTCGCAGCCTCCAAGCTGGCAGGCGCGTGGAAGCTCCAGGGCCTGGCGAGTGCCTTGCGTGAACGAGGGCTGGATGCCCAAGCAGCCCTGCCTTTGCGCCAGGCGGCAATTGAGAGCCTGGGCAAACTTGGCGAGTCATCGGATACCTTTGTCGCCCTGCTGGAAAAAAAGGAGGAGCCCTGGCCGGTGCGTATTGCAGCACTGACGGCCTTGGTCGCTACCAAGGCTCCATTGGGTGGAGTGAAGGCGGCGGGGATGTTGGACCAGGTGAAAGAAGAAAAAACAATGCAAGCCTGGCTCAACCCCCTGCTGTCGCGTGCCGCAGCGGTGCAGGCTTTTGCAGCGACACTGGAAAAGAAACCGTGCATGCCAGAAACGGCCAAACTGGCGCTGACCACCCTGACCACCACCGGCCGCAGCGATGCGGCCCTGACCGCCGTGCTGAGCCAGATCATCGGCGTGAAAAACACGCAGCCGGTTTATGATCCGGCCTGGGTGCAGGCACTGGCCGCAGAAGTGAAATCCAGCGGCGATGTGGCCCGAGGCAAGGCGGTCTTTGCCTCGCCGCTGTCCGGTTGTGTGGCTTGTCATCAGATTGATAAGCAAGGCGGCATCATCGGCCCCGAGCTGGATGCCGTGGGGCGTGGCGTGCCGGTGGAGCTGCTGATCGAGGCCGTGGTGTGGCCTAACCGGCAGATCAAAGAAGGTTATGTGGCCACCACGCTGACGATGAAAGACGGCCGCACCCTGCAAGGCTACCGCACTGCTGAAGGCAACGGCGAACTGGAGCTGAAGGACTTCCTGGCCGGCACGCTGACGCGCTTCCCGCTGAGTGAGATTAAGGACCGCCAGGAAGCAGGATCCCTGATGCCGGAGGGACTCATCGTGAATCTGACCCGTGATGAATTGCGGGATCTGGTGGCGTATCTTGCCAGTCTCGGAAATGCTTTATGA
- a CDS encoding polyphosphate kinase 2 family protein, whose product MKLKLDLHDFRVPDGKPFRIAKAKTKVKSLYSDNAHYETLIAQFREEIDDLQQKMYAQDRQGLLLIFQAMDAAGKDSTIKHVMSGVNTQGVEVHSFKRPTSAELDHDFLWRTSRVLPQRGRIGIFNRSYYEEVLCCRVHPEIVTQIQRLPEKTTKNLDKLFSDRLKDIRNLEAYCHRNGIRIVKFFLNVSKDEQKKRFLARINTPSKNWKFEEGDVKERGFWKDYMRAYEDAIRETGTQECPWYVIPADDKKNMRLIVSAAVLHEMQGMKLKYPELPPEQKAQLAVAKKLLLEEK is encoded by the coding sequence ATGAAACTCAAACTCGACCTTCACGACTTCCGGGTGCCGGATGGCAAGCCCTTCCGCATTGCCAAAGCCAAAACGAAGGTGAAGAGCCTGTACTCGGACAACGCCCATTACGAGACACTGATCGCCCAGTTTCGGGAGGAGATTGATGACCTGCAGCAGAAGATGTACGCCCAGGACCGCCAGGGTCTCCTGCTCATCTTCCAGGCCATGGATGCCGCCGGCAAGGACAGCACCATCAAGCACGTCATGAGCGGTGTGAACACACAGGGAGTGGAGGTCCACAGTTTCAAGCGCCCCACCAGCGCCGAGCTGGACCACGACTTTCTCTGGCGCACCTCCCGCGTGCTGCCCCAGCGGGGCCGCATCGGCATCTTTAACCGCAGTTATTATGAGGAGGTCCTCTGCTGCCGGGTGCATCCGGAGATCGTCACGCAGATCCAGCGCCTGCCGGAAAAAACCACCAAGAACCTCGACAAGCTCTTCTCTGACCGCCTCAAGGACATCCGCAACCTGGAAGCCTACTGCCACCGCAACGGCATTCGCATTGTGAAGTTCTTCCTCAACGTCTCCAAGGACGAGCAGAAAAAACGTTTCCTGGCCCGTATCAACACGCCCAGCAAGAACTGGAAGTTTGAGGAAGGCGATGTCAAAGAGCGCGGCTTCTGGAAAGATTATATGCGCGCCTATGAGGACGCCATCCGTGAGACCGGCACCCAGGAATGCCCCTGGTACGTCATCCCCGCCGACGACAAGAAAAACATGCGCCTCATCGTAAGCGCCGCCGTCTTGCATGAAATGCAAGGCATGAAGCTCAAGTATCCAGAGCTGCCCCCTGAGCAGAAAGCCCAGCTAGCGGTGGCGAAGAAGCTGCTTCTTGAAGAAAAGTAA
- the rph gene encoding ribonuclease PH, protein MPRPDGRTYDQLRPIDYILDVAPHATASVLIAFGDTRVICAATIQDEVPRWMKMQNVQGGWLTAEYSMLPYSTLDRKDRDSSKGRPDGRSIEIQRLIGRSLRAVVDLKKLGQRTLCIDCDVLQADGGTRTASITGACIAASIAFNRLLEKGKITQQPMTKKVAAISAGVLKGETLLDLCYVEDRDADVDCNLVLTDKGDFVEIQGSGEEATFSQAELDAMLTVGRKGIAELCAIQQQAIESAMRPAEPKDLQKLAAFFGKK, encoded by the coding sequence ATGCCCAGACCCGACGGACGCACCTACGACCAACTTCGCCCCATTGATTACATCCTGGACGTGGCCCCCCATGCCACGGCTTCCGTGCTCATCGCCTTTGGCGATACCCGCGTCATTTGCGCGGCCACCATCCAGGATGAAGTGCCCCGCTGGATGAAGATGCAGAATGTGCAGGGCGGCTGGCTGACGGCGGAGTATTCCATGCTGCCGTATTCGACTCTGGACCGCAAGGACCGCGACAGCAGCAAGGGCCGGCCCGATGGCCGCAGCATCGAGATCCAGCGCCTCATCGGCCGCAGCCTGCGGGCCGTGGTGGATCTCAAAAAACTGGGCCAGCGCACCCTGTGTATTGACTGCGATGTCCTCCAGGCGGACGGCGGCACGCGCACCGCCTCCATCACCGGTGCCTGCATTGCGGCGTCCATCGCCTTCAACCGCCTGCTGGAAAAGGGCAAGATCACCCAGCAGCCCATGACGAAAAAGGTGGCCGCCATCAGCGCCGGGGTGCTGAAAGGTGAAACCCTGCTGGACCTCTGCTACGTGGAAGACCGTGATGCCGATGTGGACTGCAACCTGGTGCTCACGGACAAGGGAGACTTTGTGGAGATCCAGGGCAGCGGTGAAGAGGCCACCTTTAGCCAGGCGGAGCTTGACGCCATGCTCACCGTCGGCCGCAAAGGCATCGCCGAGCTATGTGCGATCCAGCAGCAGGCCATCGAAAGCGCCATGCGCCCGGCTGAGCCGAAGGACCTGCAAAAGCTGGCGGCGTTCTTTGGGAAGAAGTGA
- a CDS encoding amidohydrolase family protein yields MNRRRFLQTAALAASLPLQARCESATATRIIDTHTHFYDPTRPGGVPWPTKDTPLYRTVLPADWQALANPLGIKETVIVEASPLVEDNQWILDLAAREKCIVGFVGNLDPNDPQFATNVKRFAANPVFRGVRWRGNLVQLDANEDKVLAGAKTLAAHGLELDLNGPPATLPHAAKLAADVPDLRIVINHVGAAGDPQKLKPEWQENIRLIARQPNVFMKISGMPEQVRSPEGQAPRDVEHYLPVLDHLWECFGPDRLIYGSNWPVSDRGLPYDAMFKIVSTYFQGKGREAAEKYFWQNSKTAYRWVERA; encoded by the coding sequence ATGAACCGCCGCCGCTTTCTCCAGACCGCTGCCCTGGCCGCCTCTCTTCCTCTCCAGGCCCGATGCGAGAGCGCTACCGCGACCCGCATTATTGACACCCACACCCACTTTTACGACCCCACCCGTCCAGGTGGCGTCCCCTGGCCGACCAAAGACACCCCGCTTTACCGCACCGTGCTTCCGGCTGACTGGCAGGCCTTGGCCAATCCCTTGGGAATCAAGGAAACCGTCATCGTCGAAGCCAGCCCTTTGGTGGAGGACAACCAGTGGATCCTTGACCTGGCTGCGCGGGAAAAATGCATTGTCGGTTTCGTGGGAAACCTGGACCCGAATGATCCCCAGTTCGCCACCAACGTGAAGCGTTTTGCCGCCAATCCTGTCTTTCGTGGCGTCCGCTGGCGGGGAAACCTGGTGCAACTGGATGCCAATGAGGACAAGGTGCTTGCCGGGGCGAAAACCCTGGCTGCGCATGGGCTGGAGCTGGACCTTAACGGACCGCCCGCCACCCTGCCCCATGCGGCCAAACTGGCCGCCGATGTGCCGGACCTGCGCATCGTCATCAACCACGTGGGCGCAGCGGGCGACCCCCAAAAGCTGAAGCCTGAATGGCAGGAAAACATCCGCCTCATCGCCCGGCAGCCCAATGTCTTTATGAAAATCTCCGGCATGCCGGAGCAGGTGCGCTCCCCCGAAGGCCAGGCCCCGCGTGATGTGGAACACTACCTGCCCGTGCTGGATCATCTCTGGGAATGCTTCGGCCCGGACCGCCTCATCTATGGCAGCAACTGGCCCGTTTCAGACCGGGGTCTGCCTTATGATGCCATGTTCAAGATCGTCTCCACCTACTTTCAGGGGAAGGGCCGTGAAGCCGCAGAGAAATACTTCTGGCAGAACTCCAAGACCGCTTACCGCTGGGTCGAAAGGGCCTGA
- a CDS encoding HAMP domain-containing sensor histidine kinase — MQFVFPTNLQLGHEHSDGFHQELLRGLTHKLNNLLAVIQGFSSLILMTDDLDPGVAENMQHIREASVGVSALSERIRSAGGCAKLTLQPLSLNEYLGVVEGALLEPFTKNNIQLEADVQQGLPPVQVDPTKFKDILIELLKNAAEAASKSGGRAMLKIAGPGVITPAEQRRVDILVSNTGSHIAPEKLSEVFRPFHGTKNSNHLGLGLTIAAMLSHQMNLQIGIASENSTTTLWLSCPAA; from the coding sequence ATGCAATTTGTTTTCCCCACCAATCTTCAACTCGGTCATGAACACAGCGATGGGTTTCATCAAGAGCTGCTGCGGGGGCTCACTCACAAGTTGAACAACCTGCTGGCCGTCATCCAGGGCTTTAGCAGCCTCATCCTGATGACCGATGATCTGGACCCGGGTGTGGCGGAGAACATGCAGCACATCCGCGAGGCCTCCGTCGGAGTTTCCGCCCTGAGTGAGCGTATCCGCTCCGCAGGCGGCTGTGCCAAGCTCACGTTACAGCCTCTCAGCCTCAATGAATACCTGGGTGTTGTAGAAGGCGCCCTGCTGGAGCCCTTCACCAAAAACAACATTCAGCTCGAAGCCGATGTTCAGCAGGGCCTGCCGCCTGTGCAGGTGGATCCGACCAAGTTTAAGGACATTCTCATCGAGCTTTTGAAAAACGCAGCTGAAGCTGCCAGCAAATCCGGTGGTCGCGCCATGCTGAAAATCGCCGGTCCTGGCGTCATCACTCCGGCAGAACAACGTCGTGTGGACATCCTGGTCAGCAACACTGGCTCGCACATTGCCCCGGAAAAGCTCTCCGAAGTCTTTCGCCCCTTCCACGGAACCAAGAACAGCAACCATCTCGGCCTGGGTCTCACCATCGCCGCCATGCTGTCTCATCAGATGAATTTGCAGATCGGCATCGCCTCTGAAAACAGCACCACCACCCTGTGGCTGAGCTGCCCCGCCGCCTAA
- a CDS encoding DUF2851 family protein, whose protein sequence is MPDEAPTHLNLPLAERYQRFRESVFLGLEEITLPGFAQPLNELDLQSLWFSGAFGSEFLSADGKPVKVVDFGIWNSSSGPDFTGCTVEVGGKRLSGDIELDPDARDWERHAHGANADYARVVLHLFLEAPEERFYTRTCEHKEIVQVRLSSAALSDQARPNRGLAAARLGRCHAPLGEMEPARVQSMLESAAQYRLERKSLRLHRCVAAHGREQAVYQALAQTLGYRNNQQPFNILAQRLPVKRLMKLPLAEREAMLFGVSGFLESVRYEETLPETRVYLRGLWEAWWKQRNAAQRWLQPQQTLKWKPAAIRPGNHPQRRLGALTAMLKQWGRISAPLMDAGRWSQEGWREALLSLTHDYWSTHYTLLAESAAKPLALVGETRVQEMLANVAYPLLMPERSRLWAEYLELPALLDNQKVRRAVLRLFGDSERAGEFQKKLHHHQGLLQVYEDFCLEDDSACADCPFPERLKEWS, encoded by the coding sequence ATGCCGGACGAAGCACCCACGCACCTGAACTTGCCGTTGGCGGAACGATATCAGCGTTTCCGGGAGTCGGTGTTTCTGGGGCTGGAGGAGATCACGCTGCCGGGCTTTGCGCAGCCGCTGAATGAGCTGGATCTGCAGAGCCTGTGGTTTAGCGGGGCGTTTGGCAGTGAGTTTTTGAGCGCGGACGGGAAGCCGGTGAAGGTGGTGGATTTTGGAATTTGGAATTCCAGCTCGGGCCCGGATTTCACCGGCTGCACGGTGGAGGTGGGAGGGAAGAGGCTGAGCGGGGACATTGAACTGGACCCGGATGCGCGGGACTGGGAACGCCACGCCCATGGGGCCAATGCGGACTATGCCCGGGTGGTGCTGCATCTGTTTTTGGAGGCGCCGGAGGAGCGGTTTTATACACGGACCTGCGAGCACAAAGAGATCGTGCAGGTGCGGCTGAGCTCAGCGGCTTTATCAGACCAGGCCAGGCCGAACCGTGGGCTGGCGGCGGCGAGGCTGGGCCGCTGCCATGCACCGCTGGGGGAGATGGAACCGGCACGCGTGCAGTCCATGCTGGAATCGGCCGCACAATACCGGCTGGAAAGGAAGAGCCTGCGGCTGCACCGCTGTGTGGCGGCACATGGACGTGAGCAGGCGGTGTATCAGGCGCTGGCGCAAACACTCGGTTACCGGAACAATCAGCAGCCGTTTAACATCCTGGCGCAACGGCTGCCGGTGAAGCGGCTGATGAAACTGCCGCTGGCGGAGCGGGAGGCGATGCTTTTCGGGGTGAGCGGCTTTTTGGAAAGTGTGCGCTATGAGGAAACGCTGCCGGAAACACGGGTGTATCTGCGCGGTCTGTGGGAGGCGTGGTGGAAACAACGGAATGCCGCGCAACGCTGGCTGCAACCGCAGCAGACGCTGAAATGGAAGCCGGCGGCAATCCGGCCGGGGAATCATCCTCAGAGACGGCTGGGCGCACTGACAGCGATGCTGAAGCAGTGGGGGCGGATCTCCGCCCCGCTGATGGATGCAGGCCGTTGGTCACAGGAAGGGTGGCGGGAGGCACTGCTGTCACTCACACATGATTACTGGTCCACTCATTATACTTTGTTAGCCGAGAGCGCGGCGAAGCCGCTGGCACTCGTCGGAGAAACCCGGGTGCAGGAGATGCTGGCGAATGTGGCCTATCCGCTGCTGATGCCGGAGCGCAGCCGGCTATGGGCGGAATATCTGGAACTGCCAGCCCTGCTGGATAACCAAAAAGTGCGCCGGGCGGTGCTGCGGCTGTTTGGCGACAGTGAACGCGCCGGAGAATTTCAAAAGAAGCTGCATCATCACCAGGGCCTGCTGCAAGTTTATGAAGACTTCTGTCTGGAGGATGATTCAGCCTGCGCGGACTGTCCTTTCCCGGAGAGGTTGAAGGAGTGGTCTTGA
- a CDS encoding HAD-IA family hydrolase: MADIRAILFDFDGLIVDTESVGYLTWKELYARHGHELPLETYAQAIGTEFNDLYDPRRDLDALMGQALLWEELEISRRERETELRATLTTLPGVVDRLEEARALGIPCAVASSSPLSWVGWWIDELRLRPYFHHLTTVDDTGKVKPDPSLFLHAAGKMEVHPHEVLVFEDSLNGLRAARAAEMRCIVVPGPMTQHLDFDGALHRAGSLAEVSISQLMEK, translated from the coding sequence ATGGCTGATATTCGTGCGATTCTTTTCGATTTTGACGGGCTGATTGTGGATACCGAGAGCGTGGGCTACCTGACCTGGAAGGAGCTGTATGCACGGCATGGGCATGAGCTGCCGCTGGAGACGTATGCCCAGGCGATCGGGACGGAATTTAACGATCTATATGATCCCCGCCGGGATCTGGACGCGCTGATGGGGCAGGCGCTGCTGTGGGAGGAGCTGGAAATAAGCCGCCGTGAGCGGGAGACGGAACTGCGGGCCACCCTGACGACGCTGCCCGGTGTGGTGGACCGGCTGGAGGAGGCGCGCGCGCTGGGCATCCCCTGTGCGGTGGCCAGCAGCAGCCCGCTGTCCTGGGTGGGCTGGTGGATTGATGAGCTGAGGTTGAGGCCTTACTTCCACCACCTGACGACGGTGGATGACACGGGCAAGGTGAAACCAGACCCAAGCCTGTTTCTGCATGCCGCAGGGAAGATGGAGGTGCACCCGCATGAGGTGCTGGTGTTTGAAGATTCTCTGAACGGCCTGCGCGCCGCCCGTGCGGCGGAGATGCGCTGCATCGTGGTGCCTGGGCCGATGACGCAGCATCTGGACTTTGACGGGGCCTTGCACCGGGCGGGATCGCTGGCAGAAGTTTCCATCAGCCAACTCATGGAGAAATAA